Proteins encoded by one window of Microplitis mediator isolate UGA2020A chromosome 1, iyMicMedi2.1, whole genome shotgun sequence:
- the LOC130674177 gene encoding uncharacterized protein LOC130674177: MEKYLVATYDKLSHRILVPKGWPVRGFKKLLLSFAEKVIYNDDPDQIVILRINNVPTMLVQREYESETYYVFETIFDYGPKDAHIINVVFTDLAMIKNPVGAGVITSKSSAGTIDENSNNEIQVDDYVVCKEQSYNKTTHYVVPVTQVIQWMRREADIIHTVDSHALADLSRYLLFTFYDEPVWNRFCVA, from the exons ATGGAAAAATACTTAGTTGCAACGTATGATAAACTATCGCACAGAATTCTCGTGCCCAAGGGCTGGCCAGTTCGCGGATTCAAGAAGCTCCTATTATCATTTGCTGAGAAAGTGATTTATAATGATGACCCCGACCAGATAGTCATCTTACGAATAAACAATGTACCAACAATGCTGGTTCAACGTGAATATGAAAGTGAAACTTACTACGTCTTTGAAACAATCTTCGATTA TGGACCAAAGGACGCACACATCATTAATGTCGTCTTCACTGATCTCgcaatgataaaaaatccTGTGGGAGCTGGTGTTATAACTTC GAAATCTTCAGCGGGGACGATCGATGAAAATTCCAATAATGAGATACAAGTTGATGACTACGTTGTTTGTAAGGAACAGAGTTATAATAAAACGACGCATTATGTTGTGCCAGTAACACAAGT CATCCAGTGGATGCGTCGTGAGGCAGATATCATACACACCGTGGATTCGCATGCTTTAGCAGATTTATCCAGGTACTTATTGTTCACCTTTTATGACGAACCAGTTTGGAACAGGTTTTGCGTTGCATAA
- the LOC130674169 gene encoding uncharacterized protein LOC130674169, which produces MEEYVIVNYVKLSSKILVPEEWPIRGFKKLLMSLAEKMINNDDHHQIAVLRVNNLATMVVQYQDANETYYLFEKISDHELIRNAHIIDVIFTDITMINNPMEADGSTSGNSSAGTINRNSINEIPVNNYVICTEQNDHRTTHYIMPARQFRRMMRLVSNTSHAVDHQPSESVPWEALRYEALHSLARIGMFFIVVIIVVSKINYRF; this is translated from the exons atggaaGAATACGTAATCGTAAATTATGTAAAGCTGTCGAGTAAAATTTTGGTGCCCGAAGAGTGGCCGATTCGCGGATTCAAGAAACTGCTAATGTCATTAGCTGagaaaatgattaataatgaTGATCACCATCAGATAGCTGTTCTACGGGTAAACAACTTAGCTACAATGGTGGTCCAATACCAAGATGCAAATGAAACTTACTaccttttcgaaaaaatctcCGATCA CGAACTAATAAGGAACGCACACATCATTGATGTTATCTTTACTGATATCACGATGATAAATAATCCCATGGAGGCTGATGGTTCAACTTC TGGAAATTCTTCAGCGGGAACAATTAACAGAAACTCCATTAATGAGATACCGGTTAATAACTACGTTATTTGTACGGAACAAAACGATCATAGAACAACGCATTACATAATGCCAGCCAGACAATT TAGACGGATGATGCGACTTGTGTCAAATACCTCACATGCAGTAGATCATCAACCGTCAGAAAGTGTTCCATG GGAGGCCCTGCGCTACGAAGCTCTGCATTCACTTGCAAGAATTGGGATGTTTTTTATAGTGGTCATAATAGTGGTTAGTAAGATCAACTATaggttttga
- the LOC130675308 gene encoding protein PFC0760c-like: protein MDIKRDYQYYVVEFSDPPYCDIDQYVCIPDSWIQLREIVDQAVVTKFPVENLSITKKRVKDGEVFSDAWSIYVAEVKYGTDSYEDAEKYIKTLTEKLINKQSSSGPVNNDDGVSKILKSLRRSKRIQSNLSVNKPQVSEAPSSYNREPVSEQLAAISTKIATHKKHTNGVATINSDNEVVKQTDALSESLNGEQLLSNTEHYLYEVTGRQENNDETLNNVDSIEDDNGPQSIAGNESPVNHDSPQLTNKSLDATIISEPISDTGNPGQIKNVSDLYFEEGLLFLDHTYDELVQHCTYLEKLMDGINNRYYSGSYDPLNTTIKDKVAPVVEEIEREEKEIEKKRQVLKRTQAEIGIIKRRETERNEQEIDDSADNDDEDDDNNDDDDDDDGNDNDDDDDDDYVKRKRFQSRTLTLPPEYDKNDSKWTLRYREYAPGLVELIEHTGVYINAVKLVNCKRLAKNSKTLARLLLVEIFTESALYTCSLTGVRAKAFDIDGTHVRPGLDENARTVLLTYVEQYAQANKWPKTANQSILNSIRNKMQEIRFKYNK, encoded by the exons atggaTATAAAGAGGGATTACCAATATTATGTTGTGGAATTTTCGGATCCGCCATACTGTGACATCGATCAATATGTTTGCATTCCGGATTCTTGGATTCAGTTACGTGAAATAGTGGATCAAGCAGTTGTTACTAAATTTCCCgttgaaaatttatcaataacaaaaaaacgtGTTAAGGATGGTGAGGTTTTCTCAGATGCTTGGTCAATTTATGTGGCCGAAGTTAAATATGGCACTG ATTCTTACGAAGACGCAGAAAAATACATCAAAACACtcacagaaaaattaattaacaaacaaaGCAGTTCAGGGCCGGTCAATAATG ACGATGGTGTGTCGAAGATATTGAAAAGCTTACGAAGGTCCAAGCGAATTCAGTCAAATCTAAGTGTAAACAAACCTCAAGTATCTGAAGCTCCATCAAGCTATAACAGAGAACCCGTATCAGAACAGCTAGCAGCGATCAGTACAAAAATCGCAACTCATAAAAAACATACCAATGGAGTTGCGACTATTAACTCTGATAATGAGGTCGTAAAACAGACGGATGCTTTATCAGAATCATTAAATGGCGAACAGCTGTTATCAAATACGGAACATTATCTGTATGAAGTTACCGGTAGACAAGAAAACAACGatgaaacattaaataatgtTGATTCCATTGAAGATGATAATGGTCCACAAAGCATAGCAGGTAATGAATCACCAGTGAATCATGATAGCCCGCAGTTAACAAATAAATCATTAGATGCTACAATAATTAGCGAACCAATTTCGGATACTGGCAACCCAGGTCAGATTAAAAACGTCAGTGACCTTTATTTTGAAGAAGGCTTATTATTCCTTGATCATACGTACGATGAACTTGTTCAACACTGTACGTACTTAGAAAAACTGATGGATGGTATAAATAATCGATATTATAGTGGAAGTTATGATCCTTTGAATACTACAATAAAAGATAAGGTAGCTCCGGTGGTAGAAGAGATAGAAcgtgaagaaaaagaaattgaaaaaaaaagacaagtGCTGAAACGAACACAAGCTGAAATAGGAATTATCAAAAGAAGAGAAACCGAAAGAAACGAACAAGAAATTGATGATAGTgctgataatgatgatgaggatgacgataataatgatgatgatgatgatgacgatggtaatgataatgatgatgatgatgatgatgactaTGTGAAAAGAAAACGATTTCAATCTCGCACACTTACTTTACCACCtgaatatgataaaaatgactCAAAATGGACCTTGAGGTATCGTGAGTACGCACCAGGGCTTGTTGAACTTATAGAACATACAGGCGTGTATATCAATGCTGTTAAACTCGTCAATTGTAAAAGACTAGCCAAAAATTCCAAAACACTAGCACGATTATTgttagtagaaatttttacagAGAGTGCGTTGTATACATGTTCCTTAACTGGCGTTAGAGCTAAGGCATTCGATATTGATGGGACACATGTAAGGCCTGGATTGGATGAAAATGCAAGAACTGTTTTATTGACTTACGTTGAACAGTATGCCCAAGCCAATAAGTGGCCTAAAACAGCCAATCAGTCTATTTTAAACAGTATACGTAATAAAATGCAAGAAATTAgattcaaatataataaatga
- the LOC130672528 gene encoding clathrin light chain isoform X3, which translates to MDGFGDNFTGNDVEVDPAAEFLAREQDQLAGLEDDIPAVAMTTSAPVLSNVEEPVVVKEEPEKIKKWREEQAARLEEKDAEEEKKKEEWKIAAKKELEEWYKHHAETTSKTKATNRGNAKNAEKQFVAEAGEVEPGTEWERIAKLCDFNPKSSRISKDVSRMRSIILQLKQSPPATTSMNV; encoded by the exons atggACGGTTTCGGTGACAATTTTACTGGCAATGATGTCGAAGTTGATCCAGCGGCTGAATTTTTAGCTCGTGAACAAGATCAATTGGCTGGTCTAGAAGATGATATTCCAGCAGTTGCTATGACTACATCAGCACCAGTTCTATCAAATGTTGaag aaCCAGTTGTCGTAAAAGAAGaacctgaaaaaataaaaaaatggcgcgAGGAACAAGCAGCGAGACTTGAAGAAAAAG atgccgaagaagaaaagaaaaaagaagaaTGGAAGATAGCTGCTAAAAAAGAACTTGAGGAATGGTACAAACATCATGCCGAAACAACTAGTAAAACAAAAGCTACCAATAG GGGAAATGCCAA AAATGCCGAGAAACAGTTCGTAGCAGAAGCAGGCGAAGTTGAACCGGGAACCGAGTGGGAACGTATCGCAAAACTCTGCGACTTTAATCCAAAATCTTCACGGATATCCAAAGACGTGTCGCGCATGCGATCAATTATTTTGCAATTGAAACAATCGCCACCAGCCACTACATCAATGAACGTTTGA
- the LOC130672528 gene encoding clathrin light chain isoform X1, whose translation MDGFGDNFTGNDVEVDPAAEFLAREQDQLAGLEDDIPAVAMTTSAPVLSNVEDDLSGNFENMTVESGGNGTTGSFEMINTIDQPTESFSTPEPVVVKEEPEKIKKWREEQAARLEEKDAEEEKKKEEWKIAAKKELEEWYKHHAETTSKTKATNRGNAKNAEKQFVAEAGEVEPGTEWERIAKLCDFNPKSSRISKDVSRMRSIILQLKQSPPATTSMNV comes from the exons atggACGGTTTCGGTGACAATTTTACTGGCAATGATGTCGAAGTTGATCCAGCGGCTGAATTTTTAGCTCGTGAACAAGATCAATTGGCTGGTCTAGAAGATGATATTCCAGCAGTTGCTATGACTACATCAGCACCAGTTCTATCAAATGTTGaag ACGATTTATCTGGTAACTTTGAAAATATGACCGTCGAATCCGGTGGCAATGGTACTACCGGTAGCTTCGAGATGATTAATACTATTGATCAACCTACTGAATCATTTTCAACCCCAG aaCCAGTTGTCGTAAAAGAAGaacctgaaaaaataaaaaaatggcgcgAGGAACAAGCAGCGAGACTTGAAGAAAAAG atgccgaagaagaaaagaaaaaagaagaaTGGAAGATAGCTGCTAAAAAAGAACTTGAGGAATGGTACAAACATCATGCCGAAACAACTAGTAAAACAAAAGCTACCAATAG GGGAAATGCCAA AAATGCCGAGAAACAGTTCGTAGCAGAAGCAGGCGAAGTTGAACCGGGAACCGAGTGGGAACGTATCGCAAAACTCTGCGACTTTAATCCAAAATCTTCACGGATATCCAAAGACGTGTCGCGCATGCGATCAATTATTTTGCAATTGAAACAATCGCCACCAGCCACTACATCAATGAACGTTTGA
- the LOC130672528 gene encoding clathrin light chain isoform X2: MDGFGDNFTGNDVEVDPAAEFLAREQDQLAGLEDDIPAVAMTTSAPVLSNVEDDLSGNFENMTVESGGNGTTGSFEMINTIDQPTESFSTPEPVVVKEEPEKIKKWREEQAARLEEKDAEEEKKKEEWKIAAKKELEEWYKHHAETTSKTKATNRNAEKQFVAEAGEVEPGTEWERIAKLCDFNPKSSRISKDVSRMRSIILQLKQSPPATTSMNV, encoded by the exons atggACGGTTTCGGTGACAATTTTACTGGCAATGATGTCGAAGTTGATCCAGCGGCTGAATTTTTAGCTCGTGAACAAGATCAATTGGCTGGTCTAGAAGATGATATTCCAGCAGTTGCTATGACTACATCAGCACCAGTTCTATCAAATGTTGaag ACGATTTATCTGGTAACTTTGAAAATATGACCGTCGAATCCGGTGGCAATGGTACTACCGGTAGCTTCGAGATGATTAATACTATTGATCAACCTACTGAATCATTTTCAACCCCAG aaCCAGTTGTCGTAAAAGAAGaacctgaaaaaataaaaaaatggcgcgAGGAACAAGCAGCGAGACTTGAAGAAAAAG atgccgaagaagaaaagaaaaaagaagaaTGGAAGATAGCTGCTAAAAAAGAACTTGAGGAATGGTACAAACATCATGCCGAAACAACTAGTAAAACAAAAGCTACCAATAG AAATGCCGAGAAACAGTTCGTAGCAGAAGCAGGCGAAGTTGAACCGGGAACCGAGTGGGAACGTATCGCAAAACTCTGCGACTTTAATCCAAAATCTTCACGGATATCCAAAGACGTGTCGCGCATGCGATCAATTATTTTGCAATTGAAACAATCGCCACCAGCCACTACATCAATGAACGTTTGA